Proteins from a genomic interval of Diospyros lotus cultivar Yz01 chromosome 6, ASM1463336v1, whole genome shotgun sequence:
- the LOC127803588 gene encoding transcription initiation factor TFIID subunit 8-like produces the protein MSDGGGESVRDYGLRKAWKKSGTDDFGQAVAMIAVAQVCESAGFQGFQQSALGTLSDVAVRYIREIGKIASTSANSAGRRDSNVFDIIQGLEDLGFSIGFPGASETNRCVAGSGMVQEIAQYVSETEQVPFAYSIPSFPVIKDRKQSLSFAQVGETPPSDHIPSWLPAFPDPQTYSHPPSRDEKDVYSHREEVDNMNDRRKVERSLLNLQQRLACNGSELPTASDPGDVAKAKQAAEANPFLAAPLRFGEKEVSSVVFPLKSLNEATAKNSMVLQNHGSALQIFSLGTEAMESMLSESGDSRENAIPNNRPGVQFKIASGKRSSGTSMSCRNDEINFWFGENDESNDKKRRAEQILKESMENTQELDQL, from the coding sequence ATGAGCGATGGAGGTGGGGAGAGTGTAAGAGACTATGGGCTTCGCAAGGCTTGGAAGAAGTCGGGAACTGACGATTTTGGCCAAGCTGTTGCCATGATTGCTGTAGCGCAGGTGTGCGAGAGTGCGGGATTTCAGGGCTTCCAGCAGTCGGCCCTCGGTACGCTATCTGATGTTGCCGTGCGTTATATTCGGGAAATAGGGAAGATTGCAAGTACCAGTGCGAATTCTGCTGGTAGAAGAGACAGTAACGTCTTTGACATAATCCAGGGGCTGGAAGATTTGGGATTCTCAATTGGGTTTCCAGGTGCCTCGGAGACTAATCGATGTGTTGCTGGATCGGGTATGGTTCAAGAGATTGCTCAGTATGTTTCTGAAACTGAGCAAGTTCCATTTGCATATTCCATTCCCAGTTTTCCGGTTATTAAGGACAGAAAGCAATCGCTCAGTTTTGCACAAGTTGGAGAAACACCGCCCAGTGACCATATACCTTCATGGTTGCCTGCATTTCCTGATCCTCAGACTTACTCACACCCACCCTCACGGGATGAGAAAGATGTATATTCTCATCGAGAAGAAGTTGACAATATGAATGATCGGAGGAAGGTGGAAAGGTCCTTACTGAATTTGCAGCAGCGTCTGGCCTGTAATGGGTCTGAATTACCTACTGCCAGTGACCCAGGGGATGTTGCTAAAGCTAAACAAGCTGCTGAAGCTAACCCATTTCTTGCGGCCCCTCTAAGATTTGGGGAGAAGGAAGTGTCCTCTGTGGTTTTTCCACTTAAGTCCTTAAATGAAGCTACAGCCAAGAATAGTATGGTTCTGCAAAATCATGGTTCAGCGCTGCAGATATTTTCTCTGGGTACTGAAGCAATGGAAAGCATGTTGAGCGAGTCCGGAGACAGTAGGGAAAATGCTATCCCAAACAATAGACCTGGTGTGCAATTTAAGATTGCATCTGGAAAAAGGTCCTCAGGTACATCAATGAGCTGCCGGAATGATGAAATCAACTTCTGGTTTGGGGAAAATGATGAGAGCAATGACAAGAAAAGGAGGGCTGAGCAAATACTGAAGGAATCCATGGAAAATACCCAAGAGTTGGACCAGTTGTAA
- the LOC127803587 gene encoding protein LONGIFOLIA 1-like isoform X2, producing the protein MGFSSSSTATIPAPADASAATTTRDCLQFSAGESGNHGVDPNNTMPKAKVKDTEAAVKEKEGILIESSRASCSSSSCPSTISSVECSKPAQQELLASTHIIAPESPFLSFPKKQLNSPLNSGRQSTDLRDVVKDSIHREKWGLSVKTKSTAEGKGHGVTHVDSPRPLQLLKSVKQKVPGVDGSSPVLAELREKPRSSNQERSPALLPKDAPRFSYDGRESREAWKSVMKLKELPRLSLDSREGSIRRSATESRSNHLLDELKRGNVKSSQTQDPQQEPGSNKRPSSLVAKLMGLEAFPDSVSVNNDQMQNIKHSLDEDLDAMSTTSRKADEGKHKEVSRSPRTASTGPASPQLRNTKSLTKLNPKFPLEPAPWRQTDGKQGSQKPAFMHQQAHTKAQNLCPSVYGEIERRLTELEFQRSGKDLRALKQILEAMQKTRERLQNKKDEQTLDFEPQTSNHSPNYHNLGQISISSRQRGQPSIHLSTPTIKVTDPAKKLESSIVIIKPARVFRKNTNSQPRAIPNEGASDRKTDSVEKQTSKNRVNHCREPSSQPLSSMDRSPNARIYRSIQTSKASHHLNQGNPASFGRSPIQQQKQHGMDKLSRPTTPKSDSSRARRHLSKQQAESGSPRRRLKPKSSNPQQGDDQLSKLSTETRQLSHQGDEISVQSESNISSASHTDIEVTSIDRSKGENDAYQHKDLKNDLVARFCNNGFKAESTTATLEQPSPVSVLDTTFYREESPSPVKKISHAFKDDESLNSDQAGWNSSELDCLLNSTGSTLGHEFDRGKLENIKDLIQQLKQVYSTDNESEVDHIASLCGDANPEHRYIAEILLASGLLLKDLGFSMTLIQLHPSGHFINPSLFLVLEQTKGRIEFPDDEHSNRNIGQSKYEKIQRKLIFDTVNDILVHKLASAAFSLPWISPNKLQARSLTGQKLLRELCSEIDHLQATPDHSLLDEDTGLISILSEDMMHQDWAAYHSEIAGMILVIERLIFKDLIHEVVSGEVAGRPTKHYRRLFPL; encoded by the exons ATGGGGTTTTCCAGCTCTTCCACCGCCACCATTCCCGCACCGGCCGACGCATCAGCAGCCACAACCACAAGAGACTGCCTCCAG TTCTCTGCAGGGGAAAGTGGAAACCATGGAGTGGATCCAAACAATACAATGCCGAAAGCCAAG GTAAAGGACACGGAGGCAGCTGTGAAAGAGAAGGAAGGCATCCTGATCGAATCATCCAGAGCCTCCTGTTCATCATCTTCCTGTCCATCTACCATCTCATCAGTTGAATGTAGCAAACCAGCTCAACAGGAATTGTTGGCTTCGACACACATCATTGCCCCTGAATCTCCATTTCTGTCATTCCCCAAGAAACAATTGAATTCTCCATTGAACTCAGGCCGGCAGTCTACTGATCTCCGAGATGTTGTCAAGGACTCAATCCACAGAGAAAAATGGGGGCTATCGGTGAAGACTAAGTCTACAGCAGAAGGAAAAGGCCATGGCGTGACCCACGTTGATTCTCCAAGGCCATTGCAACTGTTGAAATCTGTGAAGCAGAAAGTTCCTGGTGTTGATGGATCATCTCCAGTTCTTGCTGAGCTTCGAGAAAAGCCTCGAAGTTCCAACCAAGAGAGGTCTCCAGCATTGCTACCAAAAGATGCTCCACGATTCTCTTATGATGGAAGGGAATCACGAGAGGCATGGAAATCTGTCATGAAGCTCAAAGAACTCCCTAGACTGTCATTGGACAGCAGAGAAGGTTCTATCAGGAGATCTGCCACTGAATCTAGATCCAATCATCTTTTAGATGAACTAAAGAGAGGGAATGTAAAATCAAGCCAAACCCAGGACCCCCAACAAGAGCCAGGAAGTAATAAACGACCATCTAGCTTGGTGGCGAAGTTGATGGGCTTGGAAGCTTTTCCAGATTCTGTGTCTGTTAACAATGATCAGATGCAGAATATTAAACACTCCTTAGATGAGGATCTCGATGCAATGTCCACCACATCAAGAAAAGCTGATGAAGGCAAACATAAAGAAGTTTCTAGGTCTCCAAGAACTGCCAGTACAGGGCCGGCCTCCCCTCAGTTAAGAAATACAAAATCCCTCACAAAACTAAATCCAAAGTTTCCGCTAGAACCAGCTCCTTGGAGGCAGACAGATGGGAAACAAGGCTCTCAAAAACCAGCTTTCATGCATCAGCAAGCTCACACAAAGGCTCAAAATTTGTGCCCTTCTGTATATGGTGAAATTGAGAGAAGGCTGACAGAACTTGAGTTTCAAAGATCAGGCAAGGATCTCAGAGCTCTTAAACAGATTCTTGAAGCAATGCAAAAAACCAGGGAGAGGTTACAGAACAAAAAGGATGAGCAGACTTTGGATTTTGAGCCTCAAACAAGCAATCACAGCCCAAACTACCACAACCTTGGCCAGATTTCTATATCCTCAAGGCAGCGTGGGCAGCCAAGCATCCATCTGAGTACTCCCACCATTAAGGTGACTGATCCTGCCAAGAAATTAGAATCCTCTATTGTCATCATAAAACCAGCTAGAGTTTTCCGGAAAAACACAAACTCACAGCCTCGTGCAATACCAAATGAGGGTGCATCAGACAGAAAAACAGATTCAGTTGAAAAGCAAACATCCAAAAATAGAGTTAACCATTGTAGAGAACCTTCTTCTCAACCCCTTAGTTCCATGGATAGAAGTCCCAATGCCAGGATATATAGGTCAATACAAACTTCAAAAGCATCACACCATCTGAACCAAGGGAACCCGGCCAGCTTTGGAAGGAGCCCGATACAGCAACAGAAGCAGCATGGGATGGACAAGCTTTCTCGTCCTACCACCCCAAAGTCTGATTCAAGCAGGGCCAGAAGGCATTTGAGCAAGCAGCAAGCAGAATCAGGTTCCCCAAGGAGAAGACTGAAACCAAAATCTTCCAATCCACAACAAGGTGATGACCAATTGAGCAAGCTCAGTACTGAAACAAGGCAGTTGAGCCATCAAGGGGATGAAATATCTGTTCAATCAGAAAGCAATATAAGCTCAGCCTCACACACTGACATAGAAGTAACAAGTATTGATCGCTCAAAAGGGGAGAATGATGCATACCAGCACAAAGACCTGAAAAATGAC CTAGTAGCAAGGTTCTGCAACAATGGATTTAAAGCTGAAAGTACAACAGCAACATTGGAACAACCAAGCCCTGTGTCTGTTCTTGACACCACATTCTACAGAGAAGAATCACCATCTCCTGTGAAGAAGATTTCGCATGCCTTTAAAG ATGACGAAAGCCTGAACTCTGATCAAGCAGGATGGAATTCATCGGAGTTAGATTGCTTGCTGAACAGCACAGGTTCTACTCTGGGCCATGAGTTTGAtcgaggaaaattagaaaatatcaaAGACTTGATTCAGCAGCTCAAACAAGTATATTCCACAGATAATGAATCTGAGGTGGATCACATTGCATCACTTTGTGGGGATGCAAATCCAGAGCACAGATACATTGCTGAAATATTGTTAGCATCAGGTCTCCTGCTCAAAGATCTAGGATTCAGCATGACACTCATTCAGCTCCACCCGTCAGGGCATTTTATCAACCCCAGCTTGTTCCTTGTGCTGGAACAAACCAAAGGAAGGATTGAATTTCCAGATGACGAACATAGCAATAGAAATATTGGTCAATCAAAATACGAGAAAATCCAGAGAAAACTCATATTTGATACCGTCAATGACATCCTTGTCCACAAATTAGCCTCGGCAGCTTTTTCTCTGCCATGGATCTCTCCAAACAAACTGCAAGCTAGAAGCCTCACTGGCCAGAAGCTTTTGAGAGAATTGTGTTCAGAGATAGATCATCTCCAAGCTACACCTGACCACAGCTTACTTGATGAGGATACTGGTCTGATAAGCATCTTAAGCGAGGACATGATGCACCAAGATTGGGCAGCTTACCATTCTGAAATTGCAGGGATGATCTTAGTCATTGAGCGTCTGATATTTAAAGACCTGATCCATGAGGTTGTCTCTGGGGAAGTGGCTGGCAGGCCAACCAAGCATTACAGGCGACTGTTTCCATTGTAG
- the LOC127803587 gene encoding protein LONGIFOLIA 1-like isoform X1, producing MSAKFLYSLSDENPDLHKQIGCMNGVFQLFHRHHSRTGRRISSHNHKRLPPGESGNHGVDPNNTMPKAKVKDTEAAVKEKEGILIESSRASCSSSSCPSTISSVECSKPAQQELLASTHIIAPESPFLSFPKKQLNSPLNSGRQSTDLRDVVKDSIHREKWGLSVKTKSTAEGKGHGVTHVDSPRPLQLLKSVKQKVPGVDGSSPVLAELREKPRSSNQERSPALLPKDAPRFSYDGRESREAWKSVMKLKELPRLSLDSREGSIRRSATESRSNHLLDELKRGNVKSSQTQDPQQEPGSNKRPSSLVAKLMGLEAFPDSVSVNNDQMQNIKHSLDEDLDAMSTTSRKADEGKHKEVSRSPRTASTGPASPQLRNTKSLTKLNPKFPLEPAPWRQTDGKQGSQKPAFMHQQAHTKAQNLCPSVYGEIERRLTELEFQRSGKDLRALKQILEAMQKTRERLQNKKDEQTLDFEPQTSNHSPNYHNLGQISISSRQRGQPSIHLSTPTIKVTDPAKKLESSIVIIKPARVFRKNTNSQPRAIPNEGASDRKTDSVEKQTSKNRVNHCREPSSQPLSSMDRSPNARIYRSIQTSKASHHLNQGNPASFGRSPIQQQKQHGMDKLSRPTTPKSDSSRARRHLSKQQAESGSPRRRLKPKSSNPQQGDDQLSKLSTETRQLSHQGDEISVQSESNISSASHTDIEVTSIDRSKGENDAYQHKDLKNDLVARFCNNGFKAESTTATLEQPSPVSVLDTTFYREESPSPVKKISHAFKDDESLNSDQAGWNSSELDCLLNSTGSTLGHEFDRGKLENIKDLIQQLKQVYSTDNESEVDHIASLCGDANPEHRYIAEILLASGLLLKDLGFSMTLIQLHPSGHFINPSLFLVLEQTKGRIEFPDDEHSNRNIGQSKYEKIQRKLIFDTVNDILVHKLASAAFSLPWISPNKLQARSLTGQKLLRELCSEIDHLQATPDHSLLDEDTGLISILSEDMMHQDWAAYHSEIAGMILVIERLIFKDLIHEVVSGEVAGRPTKHYRRLFPL from the exons ATGTCCGCAAAGTTTCTATATTCTCTATCGGATGAAAACCCAGATCTGCATAAGCAGATTGGGTGCATGAATGGGGTTTTCCAGCTCTTCCACCGCCACCATTCCCGCACCGGCCGACGCATCAGCAGCCACAACCACAAGAGACTGCCTCCAG GGGAAAGTGGAAACCATGGAGTGGATCCAAACAATACAATGCCGAAAGCCAAG GTAAAGGACACGGAGGCAGCTGTGAAAGAGAAGGAAGGCATCCTGATCGAATCATCCAGAGCCTCCTGTTCATCATCTTCCTGTCCATCTACCATCTCATCAGTTGAATGTAGCAAACCAGCTCAACAGGAATTGTTGGCTTCGACACACATCATTGCCCCTGAATCTCCATTTCTGTCATTCCCCAAGAAACAATTGAATTCTCCATTGAACTCAGGCCGGCAGTCTACTGATCTCCGAGATGTTGTCAAGGACTCAATCCACAGAGAAAAATGGGGGCTATCGGTGAAGACTAAGTCTACAGCAGAAGGAAAAGGCCATGGCGTGACCCACGTTGATTCTCCAAGGCCATTGCAACTGTTGAAATCTGTGAAGCAGAAAGTTCCTGGTGTTGATGGATCATCTCCAGTTCTTGCTGAGCTTCGAGAAAAGCCTCGAAGTTCCAACCAAGAGAGGTCTCCAGCATTGCTACCAAAAGATGCTCCACGATTCTCTTATGATGGAAGGGAATCACGAGAGGCATGGAAATCTGTCATGAAGCTCAAAGAACTCCCTAGACTGTCATTGGACAGCAGAGAAGGTTCTATCAGGAGATCTGCCACTGAATCTAGATCCAATCATCTTTTAGATGAACTAAAGAGAGGGAATGTAAAATCAAGCCAAACCCAGGACCCCCAACAAGAGCCAGGAAGTAATAAACGACCATCTAGCTTGGTGGCGAAGTTGATGGGCTTGGAAGCTTTTCCAGATTCTGTGTCTGTTAACAATGATCAGATGCAGAATATTAAACACTCCTTAGATGAGGATCTCGATGCAATGTCCACCACATCAAGAAAAGCTGATGAAGGCAAACATAAAGAAGTTTCTAGGTCTCCAAGAACTGCCAGTACAGGGCCGGCCTCCCCTCAGTTAAGAAATACAAAATCCCTCACAAAACTAAATCCAAAGTTTCCGCTAGAACCAGCTCCTTGGAGGCAGACAGATGGGAAACAAGGCTCTCAAAAACCAGCTTTCATGCATCAGCAAGCTCACACAAAGGCTCAAAATTTGTGCCCTTCTGTATATGGTGAAATTGAGAGAAGGCTGACAGAACTTGAGTTTCAAAGATCAGGCAAGGATCTCAGAGCTCTTAAACAGATTCTTGAAGCAATGCAAAAAACCAGGGAGAGGTTACAGAACAAAAAGGATGAGCAGACTTTGGATTTTGAGCCTCAAACAAGCAATCACAGCCCAAACTACCACAACCTTGGCCAGATTTCTATATCCTCAAGGCAGCGTGGGCAGCCAAGCATCCATCTGAGTACTCCCACCATTAAGGTGACTGATCCTGCCAAGAAATTAGAATCCTCTATTGTCATCATAAAACCAGCTAGAGTTTTCCGGAAAAACACAAACTCACAGCCTCGTGCAATACCAAATGAGGGTGCATCAGACAGAAAAACAGATTCAGTTGAAAAGCAAACATCCAAAAATAGAGTTAACCATTGTAGAGAACCTTCTTCTCAACCCCTTAGTTCCATGGATAGAAGTCCCAATGCCAGGATATATAGGTCAATACAAACTTCAAAAGCATCACACCATCTGAACCAAGGGAACCCGGCCAGCTTTGGAAGGAGCCCGATACAGCAACAGAAGCAGCATGGGATGGACAAGCTTTCTCGTCCTACCACCCCAAAGTCTGATTCAAGCAGGGCCAGAAGGCATTTGAGCAAGCAGCAAGCAGAATCAGGTTCCCCAAGGAGAAGACTGAAACCAAAATCTTCCAATCCACAACAAGGTGATGACCAATTGAGCAAGCTCAGTACTGAAACAAGGCAGTTGAGCCATCAAGGGGATGAAATATCTGTTCAATCAGAAAGCAATATAAGCTCAGCCTCACACACTGACATAGAAGTAACAAGTATTGATCGCTCAAAAGGGGAGAATGATGCATACCAGCACAAAGACCTGAAAAATGAC CTAGTAGCAAGGTTCTGCAACAATGGATTTAAAGCTGAAAGTACAACAGCAACATTGGAACAACCAAGCCCTGTGTCTGTTCTTGACACCACATTCTACAGAGAAGAATCACCATCTCCTGTGAAGAAGATTTCGCATGCCTTTAAAG ATGACGAAAGCCTGAACTCTGATCAAGCAGGATGGAATTCATCGGAGTTAGATTGCTTGCTGAACAGCACAGGTTCTACTCTGGGCCATGAGTTTGAtcgaggaaaattagaaaatatcaaAGACTTGATTCAGCAGCTCAAACAAGTATATTCCACAGATAATGAATCTGAGGTGGATCACATTGCATCACTTTGTGGGGATGCAAATCCAGAGCACAGATACATTGCTGAAATATTGTTAGCATCAGGTCTCCTGCTCAAAGATCTAGGATTCAGCATGACACTCATTCAGCTCCACCCGTCAGGGCATTTTATCAACCCCAGCTTGTTCCTTGTGCTGGAACAAACCAAAGGAAGGATTGAATTTCCAGATGACGAACATAGCAATAGAAATATTGGTCAATCAAAATACGAGAAAATCCAGAGAAAACTCATATTTGATACCGTCAATGACATCCTTGTCCACAAATTAGCCTCGGCAGCTTTTTCTCTGCCATGGATCTCTCCAAACAAACTGCAAGCTAGAAGCCTCACTGGCCAGAAGCTTTTGAGAGAATTGTGTTCAGAGATAGATCATCTCCAAGCTACACCTGACCACAGCTTACTTGATGAGGATACTGGTCTGATAAGCATCTTAAGCGAGGACATGATGCACCAAGATTGGGCAGCTTACCATTCTGAAATTGCAGGGATGATCTTAGTCATTGAGCGTCTGATATTTAAAGACCTGATCCATGAGGTTGTCTCTGGGGAAGTGGCTGGCAGGCCAACCAAGCATTACAGGCGACTGTTTCCATTGTAG
- the LOC127803590 gene encoding uncharacterized protein LOC127803590, translating into MALQNGCWCKLQARKFCRTKKRCFSGFARREYKQTSLGLPTWACGVCQMVDSFTSWRRLHSLKLIFNHSPVQFTKLPSGGFSFLTLPIKRQSAKVVQCYRYRNWLQDLKKEQPTEMSWTTRLPGTGQEDYTKPLCKEDCSLSIPL; encoded by the exons ATGGCGCTCCAAAACGGCTGTTGGTGCAAGCTGCAGGCAAGAAAATTCTGCAGAACCAAGAAGAGATGTTTTTCTGGGTTTGCTCGCAGAGAATATAAGCAAACAAG CCTGGGCCTCCCTACATGGGCATGTGGAGTCTGTCAGATGGTGGATTCATTCACATCCTGGCGGAGGCTGCACAGTCTAAAGCTCATTTTCAACCATTCCCCAGTCCAGTTTACCAAACTGCCCTCCGGTGGATTCTCATTTTTGACCCTCCCGATCAAAAGACAATCAGCCAA GGTGGTCCAATGTTACAGGTACCGGAATTGGTTGCAAGATTTGAAAAAGGAACAACCCACGGAGATGTCTTGGACCACTAGGCTTCCCGGAACTGGGCAAGAAGACTATACGAAACCTCTATGCAAAGAAGATTGTTCTCTGTCCATCCCTCTTTAA